A single window of Streptomyces cathayae DNA harbors:
- a CDS encoding AraC family transcriptional regulator — translation MDALTGLLEGPRARGAFMIRTCFDPPWSVRIEDRAPLTVMLLVRGDAWIVPDRGERLRLRPGDLAIACGPDPYTCADDPGTAPQALILPGGACHHPDGRPLNGVMDLGVRTWGGRPDGETVMLIGTYRMRGEIGGRLLDALPPLLSLTADDRHGPLTPLTPLLTAEIMRDEPGQEVVLDRLLDLLVIAALRAWFARPEAAPPAWYEAQGDPVVGPVLRLLQGDPAHPWTVAALAAKAGVSRAALARRFTERVGEPPMTYLTGWRLALAADRLRATDDTIGAIARHVGYGSAFALSTAFKREYGASPQEWRTRAAQRG, via the coding sequence ATGGACGCTCTCACCGGCCTGCTGGAAGGCCCCCGCGCCCGTGGGGCGTTCATGATCAGGACCTGCTTCGACCCGCCCTGGTCGGTCCGGATCGAGGACCGTGCCCCGCTGACCGTGATGCTGCTCGTCCGCGGTGACGCCTGGATCGTGCCGGACCGCGGCGAACGGCTGCGGCTGCGCCCCGGCGACCTGGCCATCGCGTGCGGCCCCGACCCGTACACCTGCGCCGACGACCCCGGCACCGCGCCACAGGCGCTGATCCTGCCGGGCGGCGCGTGTCACCACCCCGACGGACGCCCCCTGAACGGCGTCATGGACCTCGGCGTCCGCACCTGGGGCGGCCGGCCCGACGGCGAGACGGTCATGCTCATCGGCACCTACCGGATGCGGGGCGAGATCGGCGGCCGGCTCCTCGACGCGCTGCCACCGCTGCTCTCCCTCACCGCCGACGACCGGCACGGCCCGCTCACCCCGCTCACCCCGCTGCTCACGGCGGAGATCATGCGGGACGAACCAGGCCAGGAGGTCGTCCTCGACCGGCTGCTCGACCTGTTGGTCATCGCCGCCCTGCGGGCCTGGTTCGCCCGCCCCGAGGCGGCGCCGCCCGCCTGGTACGAGGCACAGGGCGACCCCGTCGTCGGCCCGGTGCTGCGCCTCCTCCAGGGCGACCCCGCCCACCCCTGGACGGTCGCCGCGCTCGCCGCGAAGGCCGGCGTCTCGCGCGCCGCGCTGGCCCGCCGCTTCACCGAACGCGTCGGCGAACCCCCGATGACGTACCTCACCGGCTGGCGCCTCGCCCTCGCGGCGGACCGCCTGCGCGCCACCGACGACACGATCGGCGCGATCGCCCGCCACGTCGGCTACGGCAGCGCCTTCGCGCTGTCGACCGCCTTCAAACGGGAGTACGGGGCCAGTCCGCAGGAATGGCGGACGCGGGCCGCGCAGCGTGGCTGA
- a CDS encoding ABC transporter ATP-binding protein — MNDLRITGLTKSYGPGAPVLNGIDLSVPAGRLAAVLGPSGCGKTTMLRIVAGFLRADAGTVEIGGRTVTGPGTHLPPERRRIGIVPQEGALFPHLSVARNVAFGLAGLSPAERRRRTGDMLDLVGLPGHGDRMPHELSGGQQQRVSLARALAPEPAIVLLDEPFNALDSGLRAGVRADVRAALRSTGATGVLITHDQQEALSTADLVAVVRAGGVAQCGTPQDVYRRPQDPWVAAFVGGVVLLPGTGRGTTADTALGRIPLETPVDDGAGTVVLRPEQLTLGAPSDQAPRGTVADISFHGPDTLVTVAVTGLDSPVHVRVPGPVAHRPGDAVSPAVTGTATLHLPRRDGDERVVGDHGPVVTA, encoded by the coding sequence ATGAACGACCTGCGGATCACCGGGCTCACCAAGTCCTACGGGCCCGGCGCCCCCGTTCTGAACGGGATCGACCTCTCCGTCCCCGCGGGGCGGCTGGCCGCCGTCCTCGGGCCCTCGGGCTGCGGCAAGACGACCATGCTGCGCATCGTGGCCGGCTTTCTGCGGGCGGACGCGGGGACGGTCGAGATCGGCGGGCGGACCGTCACCGGACCCGGCACCCACCTGCCCCCGGAACGACGGCGCATCGGCATCGTGCCGCAGGAGGGCGCCCTGTTCCCGCACCTGAGCGTGGCGCGCAACGTCGCCTTCGGGCTGGCGGGACTCTCCCCGGCCGAACGCCGTCGGCGCACCGGGGACATGCTCGACCTCGTCGGCCTGCCCGGCCACGGCGACCGGATGCCCCACGAACTCTCCGGCGGCCAGCAGCAACGCGTCTCGCTGGCGCGGGCGCTCGCCCCGGAACCCGCGATCGTCCTGCTCGACGAACCGTTCAACGCGCTCGACAGCGGACTGCGCGCAGGCGTACGGGCCGATGTGCGCGCGGCGCTCAGGTCCACCGGGGCGACGGGCGTCCTCATCACCCACGACCAGCAGGAGGCACTCTCCACGGCGGACCTCGTGGCGGTCGTCAGAGCGGGCGGGGTGGCCCAGTGCGGAACCCCGCAGGACGTCTACCGCAGGCCGCAGGACCCCTGGGTGGCCGCCTTCGTCGGCGGCGTCGTCCTGCTTCCGGGCACCGGCAGGGGCACGACCGCGGACACCGCGCTGGGCCGCATCCCGTTGGAGACCCCGGTGGACGACGGTGCCGGTACGGTCGTGCTGCGCCCCGAACAGCTCACCCTCGGCGCACCGTCCGACCAGGCCCCCCGCGGCACGGTGGCGGACATCTCCTTCCACGGACCGGACACCCTGGTGACGGTGGCGGTGACCGGACTGGACTCACCGGTGCACGTCCGTGTTCCCGGGCCGGTCGCACACCGCCCCGGCGATGCGGTGAGCCCGGCCGTCACCGGCACGGCGACCCTCCACCTCCCCCGGCGGGACGGCGACGAGCGCGTGGTGGGCGACCACGGTCCCGTGGTCACCGCCTGA
- a CDS encoding ABC transporter permease, with protein MKSSGTRGHQAPSAPARSAPGPDDAPAPSRPGRAGRRPPLLLLALASAAAALTLLPLVYLAVRAVERGPAYAWNVVATDRTLELLARSVGLAAVVVTACLVLGISLAWLTVRTALPGRRAWSVLATLPLAVPSYVAAFAWISARPDLAGFSGAAFALTLVSYPYVYLPVAAALRGIDPAQEEASRALGHGPWSTFRRVTLPQLRPAAAGGGLLVALYVLSDFGAVSIMRYETFTRAIHTSYKASFDRTPAAALSVVLVLMTVLLVAAEARTRGRAGHARTGGGTARPTPPIPLGRLKWPALGWCSAVAAAGVAFPAGTLGYWLAVGNSRTWDPRGLLETGGITLLVAALGAALTTCLALPVGVLAARHRGRAAHLLEQAAYAGHAVPGITVGLAMVFLAVRFAYPLYQELPLLVAAYAVLFLPVAVGATRAAVLQAPPVLEDVARSLGRGPLGVLREVTVPLAAPGIAAGAALTFVVCMKELPATLLLRPTGMDTLATRLWTETGTGSYAAAAPYAAVLILIAAVPSYLLGRHRA; from the coding sequence ATGAAGAGTTCGGGTACCCGAGGCCACCAGGCCCCGTCGGCACCCGCTCGTTCCGCCCCGGGCCCGGACGACGCCCCCGCACCGTCCAGGCCCGGGCGTGCCGGGCGCCGACCGCCGCTCCTCCTGCTGGCCCTGGCTTCGGCAGCCGCGGCCCTGACCCTGCTCCCGCTGGTCTACCTGGCCGTACGGGCCGTCGAGCGGGGCCCCGCGTACGCGTGGAACGTCGTCGCGACCGACCGCACGCTGGAACTGCTCGCCCGGAGCGTCGGTCTGGCCGCCGTGGTGGTGACCGCCTGCCTCGTCCTGGGCATCTCCCTCGCCTGGCTGACCGTCCGCACCGCGCTGCCCGGCCGGCGCGCGTGGTCGGTGCTCGCCACGCTGCCGCTCGCCGTGCCCAGCTACGTCGCGGCCTTCGCCTGGATCTCGGCGCGCCCCGATCTCGCCGGATTCAGCGGTGCCGCCTTCGCGCTCACCCTGGTCAGCTACCCGTACGTGTATCTGCCGGTGGCCGCCGCGCTGCGCGGCATCGACCCCGCCCAGGAGGAAGCGTCGCGCGCCCTGGGGCACGGGCCCTGGAGCACGTTCCGCCGGGTCACCCTGCCGCAGCTCCGCCCGGCCGCGGCCGGCGGCGGGCTGCTCGTGGCGCTGTACGTCCTCTCCGACTTCGGGGCCGTGTCGATCATGCGGTACGAGACCTTCACCCGGGCCATCCACACGTCGTACAAGGCGAGTTTCGACCGCACGCCCGCAGCGGCCCTCAGCGTGGTGCTCGTCCTGATGACGGTGCTGCTGGTCGCCGCCGAGGCGCGTACCCGCGGCCGTGCGGGCCACGCCCGGACCGGCGGCGGAACGGCCAGGCCCACGCCCCCGATCCCGCTCGGCCGACTGAAGTGGCCCGCGCTCGGCTGGTGCTCGGCCGTCGCCGCGGCCGGGGTCGCCTTCCCGGCCGGGACCCTCGGGTACTGGCTGGCGGTCGGCAACTCCCGCACCTGGGATCCGCGGGGACTGCTGGAGACCGGGGGAATCACGCTGCTCGTGGCGGCCCTCGGTGCCGCGCTCACCACGTGTCTGGCCCTTCCCGTCGGCGTGCTCGCCGCCCGCCACCGGGGCCGCGCCGCACATCTGCTGGAGCAGGCCGCGTACGCGGGCCACGCCGTGCCCGGGATCACCGTGGGCCTCGCGATGGTCTTCCTCGCGGTGCGGTTCGCCTATCCGCTGTACCAGGAGCTGCCCCTGCTCGTCGCCGCCTACGCGGTGCTGTTCCTGCCGGTCGCCGTGGGCGCCACCCGGGCAGCGGTCCTCCAGGCACCGCCCGTGCTGGAGGACGTCGCCCGTTCCCTCGGGCGGGGGCCGCTGGGCGTCCTGCGTGAGGTCACGGTCCCGCTCGCCGCTCCCGGTATCGCCGCGGGCGCCGCCCTGACCTTCGTGGTCTGCATGAAGGAACTCCCGGCGACCCTGCTGCTCAGACCCACCGGTATGGACACCCTCGCGACCCGCCTGTGGACCGAGACCGGAACCGGTTCGTACGCCGCCGCCGCTCCGTACGCGGCCGTCCTCATCCTGATCGCCGCCGTTCCCTCGTACCTCCTCGGAAGGCACCGCGCATGA
- a CDS encoding iron ABC transporter substrate-binding protein: protein MRRPSLRTIGALAASVLLVPLATACGSDGKGAGSGTEAGEKSGGGTLVVYSGRSEDLVAPLIEKLEKTTGSKVEVRYGDSAELAAQLLEEGDRTDADLFFSQDAGALGALGKEGRLAALPQKSLDRVDKAFRAENGDWVGVSGRVRVIAYHGDKVAEAPDSVHELTGPEWKGKVGYAPTNASFQAFVTGMRVLEGDDATRKWLKDFQANDPQVYEKNGAVLDAVDDGKAELGLINHYYWYEKAAEEGADKLKAKLHFPTKGDPGALVNVAGVGILKGSDQSTAARKAVDFFLAEEAQTYFADETHEYPLAAGVTGGDDLPPLDSIDAPEIDLSRLESLQVTLEMLQEAGMV, encoded by the coding sequence ATGAGACGTCCCTCCCTCCGTACGATCGGGGCTCTCGCCGCTTCCGTCCTGCTCGTCCCCCTGGCGACCGCATGCGGCTCGGACGGCAAGGGAGCAGGCTCCGGCACCGAAGCCGGGGAGAAGAGCGGGGGAGGGACGCTCGTCGTCTACTCCGGCCGCAGCGAGGACCTCGTCGCGCCGCTCATCGAGAAGCTCGAGAAGACCACCGGCTCCAAGGTCGAGGTACGTTACGGGGACAGTGCCGAACTCGCCGCCCAGCTTCTCGAAGAGGGCGACAGGACCGACGCGGACCTCTTCTTCTCGCAGGACGCCGGCGCACTCGGCGCCCTGGGCAAGGAGGGCCGTCTCGCGGCGCTGCCGCAGAAGTCCCTCGACCGCGTCGACAAGGCGTTCCGCGCGGAGAACGGCGACTGGGTCGGTGTGTCGGGACGGGTCCGCGTCATCGCCTACCACGGCGACAAGGTCGCCGAGGCACCGGACAGCGTGCACGAACTGACCGGACCGGAATGGAAGGGGAAGGTCGGCTACGCGCCCACCAACGCCTCGTTCCAGGCGTTCGTGACCGGCATGCGGGTCCTCGAGGGCGACGACGCCACGCGCAAGTGGCTGAAGGACTTCCAGGCCAACGACCCCCAGGTGTACGAGAAGAACGGCGCCGTCCTCGACGCCGTCGACGACGGCAAGGCCGAACTCGGTCTGATCAACCACTACTACTGGTACGAGAAGGCCGCCGAGGAGGGCGCGGACAAGCTCAAGGCCAAACTGCACTTCCCGACGAAGGGCGACCCGGGCGCGCTCGTCAACGTCGCGGGCGTCGGGATCCTCAAGGGCAGCGACCAGAGCACCGCCGCGCGGAAGGCCGTCGACTTCTTCCTGGCCGAGGAGGCGCAGACCTACTTCGCCGACGAGACCCACGAGTACCCGCTGGCCGCCGGAGTCACCGGCGGGGACGACCTTCCGCCGCTCGACTCCATCGACGCGCCGGAGATCGACCTGAGCCGGCTGGAGTCCCTCCAGGTCACGCTGGAGATGCTCCAGGAAGCCGGGATGGTCTGA
- a CDS encoding YihY/virulence factor BrkB family protein has translation MQPASEPPDAPSGRLHRARALYRNVSKRRTVWLLLKDTVNSCMEYRILGLAAEAAFFTLLSVPPLLLSMIGLLGYVDSWTGADTIQSLQTNLLEASRAVLSDRGVKQIAEPILHDVTKGGRPDVISIGFLFAVWSGSRAVNVFIDTITVMYGLDGVRGIVKTRLVAFLLFIAALLIGSVALPLMVAGPDAVVRVVPWSTTLVQILYWPVVILLSVAFLTTLYHVSVPVRSPWIEDVPGALVALAMWVIGSILLRIYLTNTVEGPTIYGSLAAPVAVLLWIGVSAFAVLVGAAVNAAIDRVWPAAATAAARETNERLRQEQVAEYVARTSAEAATDDDADPDMPAEFPERWSRFLPPEDVTARLRTHAKSSHQPRNGEEQTGPPDDEK, from the coding sequence GTGCAGCCAGCAAGCGAACCCCCCGACGCGCCCTCCGGTCGACTTCACAGGGCCCGCGCCCTGTACCGCAACGTCTCCAAACGCAGGACCGTCTGGCTGCTGCTCAAGGACACCGTCAACTCCTGCATGGAGTACCGCATCCTGGGCCTGGCCGCCGAGGCGGCCTTCTTCACCCTGCTGTCGGTGCCCCCGCTGCTGCTCAGCATGATCGGCCTGCTCGGCTACGTCGACTCCTGGACCGGCGCCGACACCATCCAGAGCCTGCAGACCAACCTCCTCGAGGCGTCCCGCGCCGTGCTGTCCGACCGGGGAGTGAAGCAGATCGCCGAGCCGATCCTGCACGACGTCACGAAAGGCGGCAGACCCGACGTCATCTCCATCGGCTTCCTGTTCGCCGTGTGGTCGGGCTCCCGCGCGGTGAACGTCTTCATCGACACCATCACCGTGATGTACGGCCTCGACGGGGTGCGCGGCATCGTCAAGACCCGCCTGGTGGCCTTCCTGCTGTTCATCGCGGCCCTGCTGATCGGCTCGGTCGCACTGCCCCTGATGGTGGCGGGCCCGGACGCCGTCGTCCGGGTCGTCCCCTGGTCGACGACGCTCGTGCAGATCCTGTACTGGCCGGTGGTGATCCTGCTGTCGGTCGCCTTCCTGACCACGCTCTACCACGTCTCCGTGCCCGTGCGGTCCCCGTGGATCGAGGACGTGCCCGGCGCGCTGGTCGCCCTCGCCATGTGGGTGATCGGCAGCATCCTGCTGCGGATCTACCTGACCAACACCGTCGAGGGCCCCACCATCTACGGCTCCCTCGCGGCCCCCGTCGCCGTCCTGCTGTGGATCGGCGTGTCCGCCTTCGCCGTGCTCGTGGGGGCCGCGGTCAACGCCGCCATCGACCGGGTCTGGCCGGCCGCCGCGACGGCCGCCGCCCGCGAGACCAACGAGCGGCTGCGGCAGGAGCAGGTCGCCGAGTACGTCGCCCGCACCTCCGCCGAGGCCGCCACCGACGACGACGCCGACCCGGACATGCCCGCCGAGTTCCCCGAACGCTGGTCCCGCTTCCTGCCTCCCGAGGACGTCACGGCCCGCCTGCGCACCCATGCGAAGAGCAGCCACCAGCCGAGGAACGGCGAGGAGCAGACGGGCCCGCCGGACGACGAGAAGTGA
- a CDS encoding acyl-CoA dehydrogenase family protein yields the protein MAGSTHTVTNQAPPLTQYDVFTADRALTEAVERHLDPAVLDEGRSELSALGRTSGSAQVQEWGVLADANPPRLRSHDRYGHRIDEVDFHPAWHRLLGKGVSAGLTGAWGRPGGHVRRAAAFVVWTQVEAGTCCPLSMTHAAVPALRADPALAAEWEPRLASPVYDRGLRPAHQKAGVLFGMGMTEKQGGSDVRANTTSARPLAEDGAYELTGHKWFCSAPMSDAFLVLAQAPGGLTCFLVPRVLADGSRNVFLLQRLKDKLGNRSNASAEVEFAGTWARRVGDEGRGVHTIIGMVAATRLDCVLGSAGLMRQAVAQAVHHCAHRKAFGEKLVDQPLMRNVLADLALESEAATALALRLAAACDDGGEQERALLRIAVPAAKYWVTKRCAPLVVEAAECLGGNGYVEESGMPRLVRESPLNSVWEGAGNVQALDVLRVLRREPGALDAYLREVGQARGADHRLDGAIRDLLTGLADLEGVEGRARRLVERLALVLQGSLLVRYAPPQVADAFCAARLGGDGGASFGTLPHTLDLAAVVARARPEPA from the coding sequence ATGGCAGGGAGCACCCACACCGTGACCAACCAGGCACCGCCGCTGACGCAGTACGACGTGTTCACCGCCGACCGGGCGCTGACGGAGGCGGTCGAGCGGCATCTGGACCCGGCGGTACTGGACGAGGGCCGGTCCGAACTGTCGGCGCTCGGCCGGACCTCCGGTTCCGCGCAGGTGCAGGAGTGGGGGGTGCTGGCCGACGCGAACCCGCCGCGGCTGCGCAGCCACGACCGGTACGGGCACCGGATCGACGAGGTCGACTTCCATCCGGCCTGGCACCGGCTGCTCGGCAAGGGGGTCTCGGCGGGGCTGACCGGCGCGTGGGGGCGGCCGGGCGGGCATGTGCGGCGGGCGGCGGCGTTCGTGGTGTGGACGCAGGTCGAGGCCGGCACCTGCTGCCCGCTGTCGATGACGCACGCGGCCGTGCCCGCCCTGCGCGCGGATCCGGCGCTGGCCGCCGAGTGGGAGCCGCGGCTGGCGTCGCCGGTGTACGACCGGGGCCTGCGGCCGGCCCACCAGAAGGCCGGTGTGCTCTTCGGGATGGGCATGACGGAGAAGCAGGGCGGCAGCGACGTCCGCGCCAACACGACGTCCGCGCGGCCGCTGGCCGAGGACGGCGCGTACGAGCTGACCGGGCACAAGTGGTTCTGCTCGGCGCCCATGTCGGACGCGTTCCTGGTGCTGGCGCAGGCACCCGGCGGACTCACGTGCTTCCTGGTGCCGCGGGTGCTCGCGGACGGCTCGCGCAACGTGTTCCTCCTCCAGCGGCTCAAGGACAAGCTGGGCAACCGGTCCAACGCGTCCGCCGAGGTCGAGTTCGCGGGGACCTGGGCGCGGCGGGTCGGGGACGAGGGGCGCGGGGTGCACACCATCATCGGGATGGTGGCGGCGACCCGGCTGGACTGCGTCCTGGGCTCGGCGGGGCTGATGCGGCAGGCCGTCGCGCAGGCGGTGCACCACTGCGCCCACCGGAAGGCGTTCGGCGAGAAGCTGGTCGACCAGCCGCTGATGCGCAACGTGCTGGCCGATCTCGCGCTGGAGTCGGAGGCGGCCACCGCGCTGGCACTGCGGCTGGCCGCGGCCTGTGACGACGGGGGCGAGCAGGAGCGGGCGCTGCTGCGGATCGCGGTGCCGGCGGCCAAGTACTGGGTGACCAAGCGGTGTGCGCCGCTCGTCGTGGAGGCGGCGGAGTGCCTGGGCGGCAACGGGTACGTGGAGGAGTCGGGGATGCCCCGGCTGGTGCGCGAGTCGCCGCTGAACTCGGTGTGGGAGGGCGCGGGCAACGTCCAGGCGCTGGACGTGCTGCGGGTACTGCGCCGGGAGCCGGGGGCGCTGGACGCGTATCTGCGGGAGGTCGGGCAGGCCCGCGGGGCCGATCACCGGCTGGACGGCGCGATCAGGGACCTGCTGACCGGGCTGGCCGATCTGGAGGGTGTCGAGGGGCGGGCGCGGCGGCTGGTGGAGCGGCTCGCGCTGGTGCTCCAGGGCTCGCTGCTGGTGCGGTACGCGCCGCCGCAGGTCGCCGACGCGTTCTGTGCGGCCCGGCTGGGCGGTGACGGGGGCGCGTCGTTCGGGACGCTGCCGCACACCCTCGATCTCGCGGCGGTCGTGGCGCGGGCCCGGCCGGAGCCGGCGTGA
- a CDS encoding GNAT family N-acetyltransferase, which yields MTTITVTTWSLEQTAPADLLPAAVPEGDVRIVRSEVPSPEFSRFLYASVGGDIRWTDRLGWTYAQWLEHLDRPGVETWVAYDRGTPAGYVELEAQDDGVVEIVYFGLISAFRGRRIGGHLLSYGVARAWDLAERRPGLKPTRRVWLHTCSKDGEYAMDNYRRRGFRLFDTKVEEEPEVATPGPWPGAHPA from the coding sequence ATGACGACCATCACCGTGACCACCTGGTCCCTGGAGCAGACCGCGCCCGCCGACCTCCTGCCGGCCGCCGTGCCCGAGGGGGATGTGCGGATCGTCCGTTCCGAGGTGCCCTCCCCCGAGTTCAGCCGTTTCCTGTACGCCTCGGTCGGCGGTGACATCCGCTGGACCGACCGGCTGGGGTGGACGTACGCGCAGTGGCTGGAGCACCTGGACCGGCCCGGCGTGGAGACCTGGGTGGCCTACGACCGGGGAACGCCCGCGGGGTACGTGGAGTTGGAGGCGCAGGACGACGGGGTCGTGGAGATCGTCTACTTCGGGCTGATCTCCGCCTTCCGGGGCCGGCGCATCGGCGGGCACCTGCTGTCGTACGGTGTCGCGCGGGCCTGGGACCTGGCGGAGCGCCGACCCGGCCTGAAGCCGACCAGGCGGGTCTGGCTGCACACGTGCAGCAAGGACGGCGAGTACGCCATGGACAACTACCGGCGCCGGGGCTTCAGGCTGTTCGACACCAAGGTCGAGGAAGAGCCCGAGGTCGCCACACCGGGCCCGTGGCCGGGGGCCCACCCCGCCTGA
- a CDS encoding putative leader peptide, with the protein MPGTGIALVSRRHVDLGRMSSAICPAC; encoded by the coding sequence ATGCCTGGAACGGGAATCGCCTTGGTGAGTCGGCGTCATGTCGACCTCGGCCGTATGTCCAGCGCCATCTGTCCGGCGTGCTGA
- a CDS encoding nitrite/sulfite reductase, with product MAASPQDPAAATPRRKVSRHRGEGQWAAGHFTPLNSNEQLKKDDDGLNVRTRIETIYSKRGFDSIDPGDLRGRFRWWGLYTQRRPGIDGGRTGLLEPEELEDKYFMMRVRITGGRLTTEQLRAIGEVSETYARGTADITDRQNIQFHWIRVEDVPAIWERLEAVGLSTTEACGDTPRGMLGSPVAGVAEDEIIDGTAALDEIARRYIGDPRFSNLPRKYKTAVSGSPLLDVAHEINDISFVGVVHPEHGPGFDLWVGGGLSTNPKFGVRLGAWVPEAEVPEVWEGVTSIFRDHGYRRLRNRARLKFLVADWGAEKFRQVLEDDYLGRRLIDGPAPEMPAQQWRDHIGVHRQKDGRFYVGFAPRVGRMDGSLLTKVAELAEGHGSRRVSTTVEQKMIVLDVPQDRVDSLVDALEALDLRVSPSPFRRGTMACTGIEFCKLAIVETKERGSELIDELERRLPDFDEPVTININGCPNACARIQTADIGLKGQLVTDAEGRQVGGYQVNLGGALGLDPAFGRKVRGLKVTSDELPDYIERVLKRFQAEREEGERFATWAARADAEALS from the coding sequence ATGGCCGCCAGCCCGCAGGATCCTGCCGCCGCGACCCCCCGCCGCAAGGTGAGCCGTCACCGCGGAGAGGGGCAGTGGGCCGCGGGGCACTTCACTCCGCTCAACAGCAACGAGCAGCTCAAGAAGGACGACGACGGTCTCAACGTACGGACACGTATTGAGACGATCTACTCCAAGCGGGGCTTCGACTCGATCGACCCCGGCGATCTGCGGGGACGTTTCCGCTGGTGGGGTCTGTACACCCAGCGCCGCCCCGGGATCGACGGCGGCCGCACCGGTCTGCTGGAGCCGGAGGAGCTCGAGGACAAGTACTTCATGATGCGGGTCCGCATCACCGGCGGCCGGCTCACCACCGAGCAACTGCGGGCGATCGGCGAGGTGTCGGAGACCTACGCCCGCGGCACCGCCGACATCACCGACCGGCAGAACATCCAGTTCCACTGGATCCGCGTCGAGGACGTGCCCGCGATCTGGGAGCGCCTCGAAGCGGTCGGCCTGTCCACCACCGAGGCCTGCGGCGACACCCCGCGCGGCATGCTCGGCTCCCCCGTCGCCGGCGTCGCCGAGGACGAGATCATCGACGGCACCGCGGCGCTGGACGAGATCGCCCGCCGCTACATCGGCGACCCGCGCTTCTCCAACCTGCCGCGCAAGTACAAGACGGCCGTCTCCGGCTCCCCGCTGCTGGACGTCGCCCACGAGATCAACGACATCTCCTTCGTCGGCGTGGTCCACCCCGAGCACGGTCCGGGCTTCGACCTGTGGGTCGGCGGCGGCCTGTCGACCAACCCCAAGTTCGGTGTGCGGCTGGGCGCCTGGGTCCCCGAGGCGGAGGTGCCCGAGGTGTGGGAGGGCGTCACCTCCATCTTCCGCGACCACGGCTACCGGCGGCTGCGCAACAGGGCGCGGCTGAAGTTCCTGGTCGCCGACTGGGGCGCGGAGAAGTTCCGCCAGGTGCTGGAGGACGACTACCTGGGCCGCAGGCTGATCGACGGTCCGGCGCCCGAGATGCCCGCACAGCAGTGGCGCGACCACATCGGGGTGCACCGGCAGAAGGACGGCCGGTTCTACGTCGGCTTCGCGCCGCGGGTGGGCCGGATGGACGGCTCGCTGCTCACCAAGGTGGCCGAACTGGCCGAGGGGCACGGCTCGCGGCGGGTGTCCACCACCGTCGAGCAGAAGATGATCGTCCTCGACGTGCCGCAGGACCGGGTGGACTCCCTGGTCGACGCGCTGGAGGCGCTGGACCTGCGGGTCAGCCCGTCGCCGTTCCGGCGCGGCACGATGGCCTGCACCGGCATCGAGTTCTGCAAGCTCGCCATCGTGGAGACCAAGGAGCGCGGCAGCGAGCTCATCGACGAACTGGAGCGCCGGCTGCCCGACTTCGACGAGCCGGTCACCATCAACATCAACGGCTGCCCGAACGCCTGCGCCCGCATCCAGACCGCGGACATCGGTCTCAAGGGGCAGTTGGTCACCGACGCCGAGGGCCGGCAGGTCGGCGGCTACCAGGTGAACCTGGGCGGCGCCCTCGGCCTGGACCCCGCGTTCGGCCGCAAGGTGCGCGGCCTGAAGGTCACCTCGGACGAACTGCCGGACTACATCGAGCGGGTGCTGAAGCGCTTCCAGGCGGAGCGCGAGGAAGGCGAGCGGTTCGCCACCTGGGCCGCGCGCGCCGATGCGGAGGCTCTGTCGTGA
- a CDS encoding phosphoadenylyl-sulfate reductase → MTAVQEERSTDDLRELAEQAGRELEDASALEILTWAAETFGPRFCVTSSMEDAVVAHLASRALPGVDVVFLDTGYHFEETIGTRDAVQAVMDVNVITLTPRQTVAEQDAEYGPELHDRDPDLCCALRKVRPLEEGLRDYLSWATGLRRDESPSRAGTPVVGWDEKRQKVKVSPIARWTQDDVDAYVAEHGVLTNPLLTDGYASVGCAPCTRRVREGEDARAGRWAGRAKTECGLHG, encoded by the coding sequence ATGACGGCGGTTCAGGAAGAGCGCTCCACCGACGACTTGAGGGAGCTGGCCGAGCAGGCGGGCCGCGAACTGGAGGACGCCTCCGCGCTGGAGATCCTGACGTGGGCCGCCGAGACCTTCGGTCCGCGGTTCTGCGTGACCTCCTCGATGGAGGACGCGGTGGTCGCCCATCTCGCCTCCCGCGCCCTGCCCGGCGTCGACGTGGTGTTCCTCGACACCGGCTACCACTTCGAGGAGACCATCGGCACCCGGGACGCGGTCCAGGCCGTGATGGACGTCAACGTCATCACGCTCACCCCGCGGCAGACGGTCGCGGAGCAGGACGCCGAGTACGGGCCGGAGCTGCACGACCGCGACCCCGACCTGTGCTGCGCGCTGCGCAAGGTGCGGCCGCTGGAGGAGGGCCTGCGGGACTACCTGTCCTGGGCGACCGGGCTGCGCCGCGACGAGTCCCCGTCCCGGGCCGGCACCCCGGTCGTCGGCTGGGACGAGAAGCGGCAGAAGGTCAAGGTCTCCCCCATCGCCCGCTGGACCCAGGACGACGTGGACGCCTACGTCGCCGAGCACGGCGTGCTCACCAACCCGCTGCTGACGGACGGTTACGCCTCGGTGGGCTGCGCCCCCTGCACCCGCCGTGTGCGGGAGGGCGAGGACGCCCGCGCCGGACGCTGGGCGGGCCGCGCCAAGACCGAGTGCGGACTGCACGGCTGA